DNA sequence from the Oncorhynchus clarkii lewisi isolate Uvic-CL-2024 chromosome 24, UVic_Ocla_1.0, whole genome shotgun sequence genome:
TAATTTGTGATTGTGCGTACTCCCTCTGATTTATTTGATTCAGTAATTGATCAGAGTTATCAATTCTAATTGgggaaaatgtaatttaaaaaaaaagtaatgccacattgttaaaacaacatgaattAAGTCAGTATGATTTGGCTAATTAAAATTACTGTACATGATTGGTATTGATATGATTGTATATACGATGACTAATGGGACTGCTTCAGAGCCAATAGTGAAATGTCTCCAACCCCACACCATACAGTTTGCAGTCTCAATGCATGAGTACGTCCAATCCAACTGTCTGCATAGCCAACTGGTTCTGCCAAACTGGAATGTTAGTTTTCAAGCAAGTTCAATCAAACCGTATGAGTAGTCAAATGAGTGTCCAAACAGAGACACCACATGCACAGTAGCCCATTATAATTGTATATGGCTGCTGTGCTCGCCTCTTTGACAGGTCATCATGacaaataagaatatgttcttaattgAATACTTGTATAAAGTAAGGTTAAATAGATATAAAAATTATAATCTGCATGGGGTGGCATTGAGCAAATGTGAAGATGAAGCATTGGTTGTGGGGAAGTGCTGTGACTGATGCTGTGATTGGCATGTTTTCCCAAGGGCCAGAGCTATTGGCTACCGCCAGCACAATAGTGAGGCTGTCGGAGGGTTCTTCTCCCAGATCGGAAACCTCTACATGGTGCACCACCTCTGGGGTGAGGCCAGGCAGACCAGCTGTAtcgctcctctctcctttaccctcgTTCATTCACACAGATCTAACATTCTTGTAGCCTCTCAGCCTAAAAGCCTAGTACATCTTATATACAAAGGTGTTATTCTTTTTCTAAAAGAAGACTAACATTAATTTTATAATACAGTGTTTCATTGTTGATTTCAGCTTACAAAGACCTTGAGGCCAGAGAAGCCACAAGGAACGCAGCTTGGCAACATGAGGGTTGGGATGAGGTTGTGTATTATACAGGTCAGCAAAAGCAGTTATGAAGTGTACTTTCACATAGTGTGCACACTTTTTAAATGAAAAATAATATGAACTCTCATCTGATCATGTATCTCTGTTTCAGTTCCTCTCATTCAGCACATGGACTCCAGAATCATGATCCCAATGAAGGCTTCCCCGCTGCAGTAACCTATGAGAGAACACAGAAGGCCGAATGCCAAACCTCACCTGTTTTTAAATGTAACAAAGTAAAAAATCTCACTGCCGTGGTCTCAATCTCTAGTTAATGTTGCCAACCAACCCCCCTCTGATTTGCTTTGTCTTTTACTTGACTAATTTCTGACTTTGTACCCGCAAGCAATATTTGGTACTCAAAAAACATCACTGAGACACAGGAGGTTAAAATATCGTATCCCATCTGGAAACTGTTGCCTAAAATACTCTTTCTATAATTGGAAGAACTCTAAGGCACTGGCACAGGGCTCAACACTGCAAAATCAGCGTATTGAAACCTCCTGATAGTGGTTGGGTGGAGAACTGATGTCCAACATACTGGGTCATATTAACACTGGTCACTTGGCCACAGCTGATctagtatgtatatatattttagaacCAACCAAAGTGCTGCTTTGGAAAGAAGGCTAGCCTAGCAGTGTGTTCTGTTTGCAGTGAATAAGAATTGGGCAACTGGGGCTCGacttgacaaaaaaaatcacTATAGATGCACAATGTGTGATTTAGcggttattttgtttatttaatgtAAATATATGAATCACATTGTTGCATTGCAAAATTACACTTTTGGATGAAATCTGATCTAAGAAATGCTGTTACTGATTAAAACAGAGTGCTAGAAAGACAGTCCAAATGGCAAGTGCATTGTTACTGTATTTTGTCAACAGAGAATATCTACTTAATGGTCAATTATGTAACTTTGAAGTGAAGGCACTGAGCGGGATTATTTCTTCTTGGGATAATTTGTGTATTGTACTGTTAGAcatttactgcactgctggagctagaaacaagcatttcactgcacctactttaacatctgctaatctgtGTACGTGAAAAATAAACTTGGATTTATTTGAGAACTGGTATGATGAATACAGAGCTAAAGCCCATTGCCTATTTTAACCCTAAATGTCTTGTGAATTTTTTTCAAGCGCATGTATTGATTGCAATCGTGGGCATTCTCTCCCTATTTCGTTCCCATCTGCAATAAGCTTGATGTGTTGTTGTACTGGTTTAGTGCACATGGCTTGTTTTAGCCTTGTGGAGAAGATATTGCCCAGTTTGATCAGATTTAACATGTTTTTGGTTAGGCATAATGAATAATCTGTTCTGCGTTAAACCACAAGTCTAATATTATCATGGAAGAATTGTGCCCAGGTACAATTACCAATGTACTGAAATGAAAGTTTAATTGTGGAGTCATGCTGCTACTCGTTATGATTTTAAAAGATGTTTAAGGGTTGATAGTAGCATGCCTCATACTAGTTTTTATTCCCTGATTTACAGGGTATTTATGAAAGGTGGCAAGAATTGTCAGCACAAAGTTATTCAAAGAGAAACGTAACTGGAAACTGCTTCCCTTTGTTGCCAGACTGTGTGCTAGCCAGTACAATATGGATGTGTTTGTCATTGTTTAGTGGATGGTACCATGAGTCTGACAAAGAAAACAAGCAATTAAATGACCACGCACACTCAGAACTGCATTTTACACTTTTACTATTATTAGTGTCAATAGCAAAATTAAAACATCTATAAATGCACATTTGATGGCACATATTGTACAATGCAGTAGTTCTATTTTCCTGACCACTAAAGCATTGAAATGAGGACAAAACCACAAAAGTGCAGTTTAAAACATCCAGGATTGGGGTCAATTCAATTATTCCGGAATTAAACAAAtgctgaattgaaatggaattgactccaATCCCTCCAAAAAGAATAACATTTGGTTAACCTGAATTATATTCTCTAGTAGAAAATGTAAgggtcaaacccaagaagacacTATTGTTGTGGAAACAttttaattaaaacatttttttaaattattgacTGGAAGAAAAAAAGTGTGCATTGGATAAAACCATAAAAGGCACACCAGTAGGTGAAAATAAAACACTGATGTTAGCATTAGTAACACTAGTTGTAAGAGGTTTCAGGTTTGTATGGTATTTCTTTGTTAAATCTTCTCCAGTTCTTTTAGCAGCTCTCCAAAACTTGTGACGTACCACAAACTTTTCTCCTTTACTTGCTGCCTGACCACATTTCCACCAAATCCAATGAATGCATTCTGAAAAACAAAACAGTGTGCTGAGGAAAATTGCTTAAAAGGCAACCAGTGTCCATTATTCCAGTGTTACTTTACATTATAGCTGCCTTTAACACCTGACAATCTGgtactggggtgtattcattagacGCAGAccatagcaaaacgttttgcaatgcAAActtgagtttctattggacaaattcaggtaggttccTCCCCGGTTCATTCCGTTTGCTTCtatttggttcctagtgaatacacccctgtAATTGTGTCTTTGAAAAAGGCAATAATTAACTCCTCCACAGGCACTGCTCTGCTTTGCTGTTAACACTGCTCCCCCTAaaatgtgttgtatgtgtgtttctgtggtgTCTAGGAGTGTTGGGAGCAGAGACAAATATACACATTTCCTTCTCAAGATGGATAATGAAGTATTCTATGACAGAAAGCCGGAGATTACATAAATAGCAGCTTTAAATACTAGCTTGTCACCTGTCTTTAAGTGTATTGACAAAACACTTACTGCAGGGGGACAGGCCTCCAGGTCTGTGGCTCCATCGCCAATCATCACCACGTTCTTGAAGCCGTGCTTCTCCTTGAGCATGCTGATCACCTTCCCCTTCCCATTACTCTCAGATGTGGGCTGGGTCTCGTCAAAGCCAGCATACTCACCTAGGAGGAAAATATTATGGTTTGAATTAGTAAAGAATTCCTCCCTGTAGAGGCCAATCTACTGCTTGCTTGGATGAAACCAGCCCTTTGAAGTTCAGTTCAAGTTTTATTAAGTACAGTAAAATGCTTCACTTGCAAGCGctacccaacagtgcagtaatcaatatcaaaatagtataactaatgcaaataaaaaatatacagaCCAGTTAAAATTTTgggcacctactcattcaagggtttttctttatttttcaaaatttctacattgtagaataatagtgaagacactgaaataacacaacacataacccaaaaagtgttaaacattaaaatatattttatcattttagattattcaaagtttgccttgatgacagttttgcacactcttggcattctctcaaccagtttcatgaggtagacacttggaatgaatttcaattaacaggtgtgccttgctaaaagttatttgtggaatttatttccttcttaatggatttgagccaatcagttgtgttgtgacaatgtaggggtggtatacagaagatagccctatttggtaaaagacccaagtccattttatggcaagaacagctcaaataagcaaagagaaacaacagtccataattactttaagacatgaaggtcagtcaatatggaaaatgtcaagaactttgaaagtttctacaagtacagtcgcaaaaaccatcaagcactatgatgaaactggctctcacgaggaccaccacaggaaaggaagacccagagttacctctgctgcagaggataagttcattagagatacctgcctcagaaattgcagtccaaataaatgcttcagagttcaagtaatagacacatctcaacatcaactgttcagaggagactgtgtgaatcaggccttcatggtcaaattgccaagaaaccactactaaaggacaccaataaaaagaagagacttgcttgggccaaaagccacaagcaatggacattagactggcgtaaatctgtcctttggtctgatgagtccaaatttgagattgatGGTTTCAAcagcgtgtctttgtgagacgcagagtaggtgaacggatgatctctgcatgtgtggttcccactgtgaagcatggaggaggtgtgacggtgtgtgggtgctttgctggtttcACTGActgtgatttatttcgaattcaaggcatacttaaccagcatggctacccagcattctgcagcgatacaccatcccatctgatttgcgcttagaataattatcatttgtttttcaacagcacaatgacacaacacacctccaggctgtgtaagggctatttgaccaatagggagagtgatggagtgctgtatcagatgacctggcctccacaatcacccgacctcaacccaattgagatggtttgggattagttggaccgcagagtgaaggaaaagcagccaacaagtgctcagcatatgtgggaactcctttaagatggttggaaaagcattccaggtgaagctggttgagagaatgccaagagtgtgcaaagctgtcatcaaggcaaagggtggctactttgtagaacctcaaatatattttgatttgtttcgcacatttttggttactacataattccatatgtgttatttcatagttttgatgtcttcactattattctacaatgtagaaaatataaaataaagaaaaacccttgaatgagtaggtgtgtccaaacctttgactggtactgtatataataaagAAAACTATAATTATATATGcagggtcagtgccaataccaAATGTACAGCGATACTGGAGTGAGAAGATGGCCACCTGTTTTTGCTTCAAGTCGTCAAACCAAAATAACCCATAATATTCAAACATTAATGATCATACAGTAATCAACTACAGTTCATCCCTGCAACAGTGTGAGGTGATTCTGATGCTGCTCTGATCTGCTCTTACCATTGAAGTAGAACTTGAGGCGGTTGGCATACACGTGATGGAGGGGAATGCTGAGTTGAGTGGCAACATGCTCCACAATACAGCGGAAACCGCCAGTGACCAGGAACACCTTCACGTTGCGCTGGTGCAGAGTATCAACAAGCTCCCTGGACAATGGATGGAATTGTGTCCATTTATTCTACAACATGCAGAAATTAGTACATGTTTCATAGGCAATTGTGCAACTTGAGGTTAGACACCCAGCTTGAAGAGACTACTGGAAGTTCAACCATTTTATGTGCGAATGACAATAAAATTACAATAGCCTCTGCTAATAACTAAATAGTGTTGAGTGGAAAAAAATTGAGCAATTGAAATCAGCAACCACTTACTTAATACCTGTCGTCAACTGGGGAGGGTGGTCAGTTATCAGTTTGTTCACTTGTTCCCTCGAGCATCGGATGATTGACAGGCGCTCTGTCAGAGCGGTTTTAAAAGTCACTGACCCCCCCATGGCCTTGCAAGTCCTGAAATGAGAGAAACTCAATGTACCCAACAAATATGTTGAGAATGAAACATTTAGAACATAACATGTAGAAAATTATGGCACAGAGAAATGTACAGGGGAATGTAGATGGGCCTAGATAAACGAGAGAAGAAAGCTCATGCTTTTCATCTTAAAATCATTAAGAATTGCTACACAGCATACATTTCTGTGACAGCATCTCCAACCCCGCAGAATTTGGCTAGCTCATCAATGCCTTCTTCTCTGATAATAGTGCTGTCAACATCAAAGCACACAGCGTCTGCTCTCCGGAAGATTTCCTTTGTCTGTGATAAAGTTGTCATTATGCTGAAACAAAAGCATGCAGGAGAGACAAAAACATAATTGATTGTTTAACTGACAGTGGTAATTTCTATTTGAACAGGACAGTACATTGAAAGTGCATTAGATAACAAGTAATTCAATTTGTCAATAGTAGACAGTTACAGAGGTCATGAGAAGGGAAAGCAAAGCCTTAACTACTTGAGCATGCacgaagcatgcatgagagcatcagctgttccggacgactgtgtaatcacgctctccatagccgatgtgagtaagacctttaaacaggtcaacattcacaaggccacagggccagacggattaccaggacgtgtactcagagaaTGCGCTGaccaacctgtccctgaccgagtctgtaataccaacatgtttcaagcagaccaccatagtccctgtgcccaagaacaccaaggcaacctgcctaaatgactaccctcacgtctgtagccatgaagtgttttgaaaggctggtcatggctcacatcaacaccattatcccagaaaccctagacccactccaatttgcataccactccaacagaaccacagatgatgcaatttctactgcactccacactgcccctttcccacctggacaaaaggaacacctacgtgagaatgctattcattgactacagctcagcattcaaccccatagtgccctcaaagctcatcactaagctaaggaccctgggactaaacacctccctctgcaactggatcctggacttcctgacgggccgccctccaGGTGGTacgggtaggtaacaacacatctgccacgctgatcctcaacacggaggcccctcaggggtgcgtgctcagtcccctcttgtactccctgttgacccatgactgcatggcaaagcacgattccaacaccatcatttaagtttgcagatgacacaacaccgtcaacgatgagacagcctgtagggaggaggtcagagatctggcggtgtggtgccaggataacaacctctcactcaacgtgaccaagacaaaggagatgattgtggactacaggaaaaggaggaccgagcacgcccccattctcatcgatggggctgtagtggatcaGGTTTAGaggttcaagttccttggtgtccacattaccaacaaactatcatggtccaaacagacCAAGaccgttgtgaagagggcacgacaatgcctattccccctcaggagactgaaaagatttggcatgggtcctcagatcctcaaaaagttctacagctgcaccatcaagagcatggttgcatcaccgcctggtatggcaattgctcggcctccgaccgcaaggcactacaaagagtagtgtgtacggcccagtgcatcactggggccaagcttcctgccatccaagacctctataccaggcggtgt
Encoded proteins:
- the LOC139382405 gene encoding phosphoserine phosphatase-like, which encodes MTTLSQTKEIFRRADAVCFDVDSTIIREEGIDELAKFCGVGDAVTEMTCKAMGGSVTFKTALTERLSIIRCSREQVNKLITDHPPQLTTGIKELVDTLHQRNVKVFLVTGGFRCIVEHVATQLSIPLHHVYANRLKFYFNGEYAGFDETQPTSESNGKGKVISMLKEKHGFKNVVMIGDGATDLEACPPANAFIGFGGNVVRQQVKEKSLWYVTSFGELLKELEKI